The Lactuca sativa cultivar Salinas chromosome 2, Lsat_Salinas_v11, whole genome shotgun sequence genome includes a window with the following:
- the LOC111905540 gene encoding uncharacterized protein LOC111905540, which produces MTSNKPDTTTTTILQYPPKNQEINIKVWGLSLISVFPWAENLKIPTFFNKKLKKHAQLSQTNLVGPGITYSTVRFRPYVSKVPWHTGPRAFLSQLFPRYGHYCGPNWSSGKDGGSLLWDKRPIDWLDYCCYCHDMGYDSHDQSELLKADLAFLECLERPHMATRGDVHVAHLYKTMCVSGLRGILIPYRQHLVKLKSGQLSLGFGWLSNMKWKGWNAHKEAR; this is translated from the exons ATGACTTCAAACAAACCagatacaacaacaacaacaatccttcAATATCCACCTAAAAATCAAGAAATCAACATCAAAGTTTGGGGATTATCCCTCATTTCAGTTTTCCCATGGGCAGAAAACCTAAAAATCCCAACTTTTTTcaacaaaaaactaaaaaaacacgCACAACTCTCTCAAACCAATCTTGTGGGACCCGGTATCACTTACTCCACAGTTCGTTTCAGACCTTATGTTTCAAAGGTTCCATGGCACACGGGTCCAAGGGCATTTTTGTCACAATTGTTTCCACGATATGGGCATTATTGTGGACCAAATTGGTCAAGTGGGAAAGATGGAGGATCTTTATTGTGGGATAAAAGGCCTATTGATTGGCTTGATTATTGTTGTTATTGTCATGATATGGGGTATGATAGTCATGATCAAAGTGAGCTTTTGAAGGCAGATTTGGCTTTTCTTGAGTGTTTAGAGAGGCCCCATATGGCTACAAGAGGAGATGTTCATGTTGCTCATCTTTACAAGACTATGTGTGTATCAG GTCTGAGGGGTATACTGATACCATACAGACAACATTTGGTGAAATTAAAGTCGGGTCAATTAAGTCTTGGATTCGGATGGCTCAGCAATATGAAATGGAAAGGATGGAATGCTCATAAAGAAGCACGCTAG